In Duganella zoogloeoides, a single genomic region encodes these proteins:
- a CDS encoding LacI family DNA-binding transcriptional regulator, whose product MTDPTDKPPGHDSPKRRRNSGGITLRDVARLAGVAPITASRALNNPSVVSDAIMQRVKDAVAQTGYVPNMLAGGLASRKSRLVAAVIPTIAGNVFLEMVQSLTAALAQHGYQVMLGQSGYEDSREDELLEAIIGRRPDGVVLTGIMHSSAGRKRLLNSGIPVVETWDLAPNPIDMLIGFSHEKVGQAVAEYLHARGRRRVATLGADDDRARRRMQSFSDAAITLGMAAPGEAAIPALVAPAPTNTGFGRTGLRALLAQHPDIDAVFCSSDMVALGVLTEAQALGIAVPEQLAVIGLGDLAFARELHPALTTVRIDGALIGTTAARFILDRSQEREVGERILDIGFSIIERSSG is encoded by the coding sequence ATGACCGATCCCACCGATAAACCGCCTGGCCACGACAGTCCCAAGCGCCGCCGCAACAGCGGCGGCATCACGCTGCGCGACGTCGCGCGCCTGGCCGGCGTAGCGCCGATCACCGCGTCGCGCGCGCTCAACAATCCCAGCGTGGTGTCGGACGCGATCATGCAGCGCGTGAAAGACGCGGTCGCGCAAACCGGTTACGTGCCCAATATGCTGGCCGGCGGCCTCGCGTCGCGCAAGAGCCGGCTGGTCGCTGCCGTGATTCCCACGATTGCCGGCAACGTGTTCCTCGAGATGGTGCAGTCGCTGACGGCGGCGCTGGCGCAGCATGGCTACCAGGTGATGCTGGGGCAGTCCGGCTACGAGGATTCGCGCGAGGATGAACTGCTCGAAGCCATCATCGGCCGCCGCCCCGACGGCGTGGTGCTTACCGGGATCATGCATTCGTCAGCCGGCCGCAAGCGCTTGCTAAACAGCGGCATCCCGGTGGTGGAAACCTGGGATCTGGCGCCCAACCCGATCGACATGCTGATCGGCTTTTCGCACGAAAAAGTCGGGCAGGCGGTGGCCGAATACCTGCATGCGCGCGGCCGCCGCCGCGTGGCCACGCTGGGCGCCGATGACGACCGCGCCCGGCGCCGCATGCAGTCGTTCTCGGATGCGGCAATTACGCTGGGCATGGCCGCGCCGGGTGAGGCGGCAATTCCCGCGCTGGTGGCGCCCGCGCCCACCAATACCGGTTTCGGTCGCACCGGCCTGCGCGCGCTGCTGGCGCAGCATCCCGATATCGACGCCGTGTTCTGCAGCTCGGATATGGTGGCGCTGGGCGTGCTGACCGAGGCGCAGGCGCTCGGCATCGCGGTGCCTGAGCAGTTGGCTGTCATTGGCCTGGGCGACCTGGCGTTTGCGCGCGAGCTGCATCCGGCCTTGACGACCGTGCGCATCGACGGCGCGCTGATCGGCACCACGGCGGCGCGTTTCATCCTCGACCGCTCGCAGGAGCGCGAGGTGGGCGAGCGCATCCTCGATATCGGCTTCTCGATTATTGAACGCAGTAGCGGCTGA
- a CDS encoding M20/M25/M40 family metallo-hydrolase — protein MNDQKAQLAQWIDAHFDEQVGVLQQLLRIPTDTPPGNNAPHAEMVANLVQAYGWTAEQHAVPEQAVRDYGMQTITNLIVRRPYDSGGPTVALNAHGDVVPPGDNWTYPPYGGVVDNGFIYGRAAAVSKCDFATYIFATRALEALGMPLTGALELHFTYDEEFGGLLGPGWLLEQKLTRPDYVIAAGFSYNIVTAHNACLQLEVTVHGKSGHGAMPETGHDALQAATRILNAIYDELPELKKIKSQIAGIDSPTMLVGRIDGGTNTNVVPGKVVLKLDRRMIPEEDPVQVEAYVRALIENAVAGQAGITLDIKRLLLSHALRELPGTAQLVASLQHNAQTYLGETIPAQGTPLYADARLYGEHGIPAVLYGAGPRTVPESNAKKADERLNLDDLRKATKVVAATLLDFLHKK, from the coding sequence ATGAACGACCAAAAAGCACAACTGGCGCAGTGGATCGACGCCCATTTCGATGAGCAGGTGGGCGTGCTCCAGCAACTGCTGCGCATCCCCACCGATACTCCGCCCGGCAACAACGCGCCGCATGCCGAGATGGTGGCGAACCTGGTGCAAGCCTACGGCTGGACCGCCGAGCAGCACGCGGTGCCCGAGCAGGCGGTGCGCGACTACGGCATGCAGACCATTACCAACCTGATCGTGCGCCGCCCGTACGACAGTGGCGGCCCCACGGTGGCCCTCAATGCCCACGGCGACGTGGTGCCGCCCGGCGACAACTGGACCTATCCACCGTATGGCGGCGTGGTCGATAACGGTTTTATCTATGGCCGCGCCGCCGCCGTCTCCAAGTGCGACTTCGCCACGTACATTTTCGCCACCCGCGCACTGGAAGCGCTGGGCATGCCGTTGACGGGGGCACTGGAACTGCACTTCACGTACGACGAGGAATTCGGCGGCCTGCTGGGTCCCGGCTGGCTGCTCGAGCAAAAGCTGACCCGGCCCGATTATGTCATCGCGGCGGGCTTCAGCTACAACATCGTCACCGCCCACAACGCCTGCCTGCAACTGGAAGTGACGGTGCACGGCAAATCCGGCCACGGCGCCATGCCGGAGACGGGCCACGACGCGCTGCAGGCGGCCACCCGCATCCTCAACGCCATCTACGACGAGCTGCCGGAACTGAAAAAGATCAAGTCGCAGATTGCCGGCATCGACTCGCCGACCATGCTGGTGGGCCGCATCGACGGCGGCACCAATACCAATGTCGTGCCGGGCAAGGTGGTGCTCAAGCTCGACCGCCGCATGATTCCCGAGGAAGACCCGGTGCAGGTGGAAGCATACGTGCGCGCGCTGATCGAAAACGCCGTGGCAGGGCAGGCGGGCATCACGCTCGACATCAAGCGCCTGCTGCTGTCGCACGCGCTGCGCGAACTGCCGGGTACCGCGCAGCTGGTGGCCAGCCTGCAGCACAATGCGCAAACCTACCTGGGCGAGACCATTCCCGCCCAGGGCACGCCGCTGTACGCGGACGCGCGCCTGTACGGCGAGCACGGGATTCCGGCCGTGCTGTACGGCGCCGGCCCGCGCACGGTGCCCGAATCGAACGCCAAGAAGGCCGACGAACGCCTGAACCTGGACGACTTGCGCAAAGCGACCAAGGTGGTGGCCGCCACGCTGCTCGACTTCCTGCACAAAAAGTAA
- a CDS encoding PqiB family protein, with protein MPENEDHLRPVHEPAVEKANRWLPSLVWLIPLLAALIGVGLVIKTFVDQGPSVTVSFRSGDGLEPGKTKVKYKDVDIGIVRSISISRDLSRVLVKIDMSKEAERFAAADTRFWVVRPKVGATGVSGLGTLLSGAYIGVDAGKSGETATEFAGLEEAPQVATDEKGSLFTLHAESLGSVDVGSPIYYRRIPVGRVTAFDLEEQGRGVKMKVFIRAPYEQYVGKNTRWWHASGVDVRLDSSGFKLNTQSLAALVVGGIAFESAGGQKPDVVAPQGSQFLLAADQASALRDPDGPAITTVLYFDQSLRGLSQGAPVDFRGIVLGEVRSVGVEFDRVKKTFRMPVTVDMYPARLGRAFQKSIDDDQDRNAGPQVMERMVARGLRGQLRTGNLLTGQLYVALDFFPNAKSAKVDMNQDPLEIPTVPNTLDELQTQLSSIARKLDKVPFEEIGTNLRDTLKSADTLLKQIDSQVVPEMKDTLGAARKTFGTAEELLQKDSPVQSDLREALQQLTQTMESINALTDYLERHPESLIRGKPEKKGEKK; from the coding sequence ATGCCTGAAAACGAAGACCACCTACGGCCGGTGCACGAGCCGGCCGTCGAAAAGGCCAACCGCTGGCTGCCCTCGCTGGTCTGGCTGATCCCCCTGCTGGCCGCGCTGATCGGCGTGGGCCTGGTGATCAAGACCTTTGTGGACCAGGGGCCGTCGGTGACGGTGAGCTTCCGCAGCGGCGACGGCCTGGAACCCGGCAAGACCAAGGTCAAATACAAGGATGTCGATATCGGCATCGTGCGTTCGATCTCGATTTCGCGCGACCTGTCCAGGGTGCTGGTCAAGATCGACATGAGCAAGGAAGCCGAGCGCTTTGCCGCAGCCGACACCCGCTTCTGGGTGGTGCGGCCCAAGGTGGGCGCTACCGGCGTCTCCGGCCTGGGCACGCTGCTGTCGGGCGCGTACATCGGCGTCGATGCCGGCAAGTCCGGCGAGACCGCCACCGAATTTGCCGGCCTGGAAGAAGCGCCGCAGGTAGCCACCGACGAAAAGGGCAGCCTGTTTACGCTGCACGCCGAAAGCCTCGGTTCCGTCGATGTAGGTTCGCCAATCTACTACCGCCGCATCCCGGTGGGCCGGGTGACCGCGTTCGACCTGGAAGAGCAGGGACGCGGCGTGAAAATGAAAGTGTTCATCCGCGCGCCGTACGAGCAGTACGTGGGCAAGAACACGCGCTGGTGGCATGCCAGCGGCGTCGATGTGCGGCTCGATTCGTCGGGCTTCAAGCTCAATACGCAATCACTGGCCGCGCTGGTGGTGGGCGGGATCGCGTTCGAGAGCGCCGGCGGCCAGAAACCCGACGTGGTGGCGCCGCAGGGCAGCCAGTTCCTGCTGGCCGCCGACCAGGCCAGCGCGCTGCGCGACCCGGATGGTCCCGCGATCACCACCGTGCTGTACTTCGACCAGTCGCTGCGCGGCCTGTCGCAGGGCGCGCCGGTGGACTTCCGTGGCATCGTGCTGGGCGAAGTGCGTTCGGTGGGCGTGGAGTTCGACCGTGTCAAGAAAACCTTCCGCATGCCGGTCACGGTGGACATGTACCCGGCGCGCCTGGGCCGCGCCTTCCAGAAGAGCATCGACGACGACCAGGACCGCAACGCCGGGCCGCAGGTGATGGAGCGCATGGTGGCGCGCGGCCTGCGCGGCCAGCTGCGCACCGGTAACCTGCTCACCGGCCAGCTGTACGTGGCACTCGACTTCTTCCCGAACGCCAAGAGCGCCAAGGTGGACATGAACCAGGACCCGCTCGAGATTCCGACCGTACCGAACACGCTCGACGAGCTGCAAACCCAGCTCTCGAGCATTGCACGCAAGCTCGACAAGGTACCGTTCGAGGAAATCGGCACCAACCTGCGCGACACCCTGAAAAGCGCCGACACTCTGCTCAAGCAGATCGATTCGCAAGTGGTGCCGGAGATGAAAGACACCCTGGGCGCGGCGCGCAAAACCTTCGGCACCGCCGAGGAACTGCTGCAAAAGGACTCGCCGGTGCAGTCCGATCTGCGCGAAGCGCTGCAGCAACTGACGCAAACCATGGAGTCCATCAACGCGCTGACGGACTACCTGGAACGCCATCCCGAGTCGCTCATCCGCGGCAAGCCGGAGAAAAAAGGAGAGAAGAAATGA
- a CDS encoding histidine phosphatase family protein: MGQIFLVRSAQASFGSANYDQLSPRGIEQARLLGQWFARRDQRFHRVLTGGMVRHAQAADACQAEMPAGLWPPAQREIEPGFAEFDHHEVMLRHCPEFADPAALGERLAGQREPQRAMEQLFRAAMQRWMTGWHDDEYAQAWPEFRARVVAALERLDRPDSKQATLVFTSSGVTATVMQHVLGLQDYQVMEMTWKMANCSVTRLLHRPGEFGLDYFNNYAHLEALGGKDMLTYR; encoded by the coding sequence ATGGGACAGATTTTTTTGGTGCGCAGCGCGCAGGCGTCGTTCGGCAGCGCCAATTACGACCAGCTGTCGCCACGCGGCATCGAGCAGGCGCGCCTGCTGGGACAGTGGTTCGCCAGGCGCGACCAGCGCTTTCACCGCGTACTGACCGGCGGCATGGTCCGCCACGCGCAGGCAGCCGACGCCTGCCAGGCCGAGATGCCGGCCGGCTTGTGGCCACCGGCGCAACGCGAGATAGAGCCGGGTTTTGCCGAATTCGACCACCACGAAGTGATGCTGCGCCACTGCCCGGAATTCGCCGACCCGGCGGCGCTGGGCGAACGCCTGGCCGGCCAGCGCGAGCCGCAGCGCGCCATGGAGCAGCTGTTCCGCGCGGCGATGCAGCGCTGGATGACCGGCTGGCATGACGATGAATACGCGCAGGCATGGCCCGAATTCCGCGCCCGCGTGGTGGCCGCGCTGGAGCGCCTCGACCGCCCCGACAGCAAGCAGGCCACGCTGGTGTTCACGTCCAGCGGCGTGACCGCCACCGTGATGCAGCACGTGCTGGGCTTGCAGGACTACCAGGTCATGGAAATGACGTGGAAGATGGCCAACTGCTCGGTCACCCGGCTGCTGCACCGGCCCGGCGAATTCGGCCTCGATTACTTCAACAACTATGCCCACCTGGAAGCGCTGGGCGGGAAAGACATGCTCACCTACCGCTGA
- a CDS encoding PqiC family protein: MTYRLYGLAIAAVAAALAGCSSTPPDRFYSLATGMGTPAAKSGAAPAYFIEIPAVTVPQQVARKQLVVTTDGRMDLLEQDLWTSPPAAEIGQALSQVVTNDLGAVDVFRTPTPEGATVYRISTNVQRFESAPGKYALLDAVWSVRQVGSPKVLTCRTVASETVSDGNEALVAGHRRAVARLGADIATAVRGLAANGSAACPASAS; encoded by the coding sequence ATGACGTACCGTTTGTATGGCCTCGCCATCGCTGCTGTTGCTGCTGCGCTGGCCGGCTGCTCCAGCACGCCGCCCGACCGCTTCTACAGCCTGGCCACGGGCATGGGCACGCCCGCCGCGAAAAGCGGCGCAGCCCCCGCGTACTTCATCGAGATTCCGGCCGTGACGGTGCCGCAGCAGGTGGCGCGCAAACAGCTGGTGGTGACCACCGATGGCCGCATGGACTTGCTGGAACAGGACCTGTGGACCTCGCCGCCGGCCGCCGAAATCGGCCAGGCACTGTCGCAGGTGGTGACGAACGACCTGGGCGCGGTGGACGTGTTCCGCACGCCCACGCCGGAAGGCGCCACCGTGTACCGCATCAGCACCAATGTCCAGCGCTTCGAGTCGGCCCCCGGCAAGTACGCGCTGCTCGACGCCGTATGGAGCGTGCGCCAGGTGGGCAGCCCCAAGGTGCTGACCTGCCGCACGGTTGCCAGCGAGACGGTGAGCGACGGTAACGAGGCGCTGGTGGCAGGCCACCGCCGCGCCGTCGCGCGCCTGGGCGCCGATATCGCCACGGCGGTGCGCGGCCTGGCTGCCAATGGCAGCGCGGCCTGCCCGGCTTCGGCTTCGTAG
- a CDS encoding paraquat-inducible protein A, which translates to MYRYDLISCHDCGVLHQHRPLQPREKARCVRCGSILYRGIRSDPRAMAAITLAAIFTFLIAQFFPIVELSVGGYSIASTLMGAIYVLWREKMEIVAAIVTLFTIVLPAVELASLFYVTLSLSRGRRPPGFDSMLRALGTARRWGMTEVLMIGILITIVKMTSLARVIVHPGLFAFAVLTLMLALVMSFDPKILWNIGEHLPGPKGMRPSQSQFNYQALAAGAPLVACHSCGLVAPEKGRHQHCERCKSALHRRRPDSVGRTWALLLAATILYIPAMLLPVMYTNSLFGKEDDTIISGVLLFWNSGSQALAIIIFVASIVVPVMKLVALAILAATAQRRSRWRPEQRTVLYRIVEFVGRWSMLDIFVITLTVALVRFQSLAVITAGPGALAFCAVVVLTMMASMQFDPRLIWDPVDTHGEKHA; encoded by the coding sequence GTGTATCGCTACGATTTGATCAGTTGCCACGACTGCGGCGTGCTGCACCAGCACCGCCCTTTGCAACCGCGCGAAAAGGCGCGGTGTGTGCGTTGCGGCTCGATACTCTATCGCGGCATCCGCTCCGATCCGCGCGCCATGGCCGCCATCACGCTGGCTGCCATCTTCACCTTCTTGATTGCCCAGTTCTTCCCCATCGTCGAATTGTCGGTGGGCGGCTACAGCATCGCTTCCACGCTGATGGGGGCGATTTACGTGCTCTGGCGCGAGAAGATGGAGATCGTTGCGGCCATCGTCACGCTGTTTACCATCGTGCTGCCGGCGGTGGAGCTGGCGTCGCTGTTCTACGTCACGCTGTCGCTGAGCCGGGGGCGGCGGCCGCCCGGATTCGACTCCATGCTGCGCGCGCTCGGCACGGCGCGGCGCTGGGGCATGACGGAAGTGCTGATGATCGGCATCCTGATCACCATCGTCAAGATGACCAGCCTGGCGCGCGTGATCGTCCATCCCGGCCTGTTCGCGTTTGCCGTGCTTACCCTGATGCTGGCGCTGGTGATGTCGTTCGACCCCAAGATTTTATGGAATATCGGCGAGCACCTGCCGGGGCCCAAGGGCATGCGCCCGTCGCAGTCGCAGTTCAATTACCAGGCGCTCGCTGCCGGCGCGCCGCTGGTGGCGTGCCATAGCTGCGGCCTGGTGGCCCCCGAAAAAGGCCGCCACCAGCACTGTGAACGGTGCAAGTCGGCGCTGCACCGGCGCCGCCCGGACAGCGTGGGCCGCACCTGGGCGCTGCTGCTCGCTGCCACCATTCTCTACATTCCCGCCATGCTGCTGCCCGTGATGTACACGAACTCCCTGTTCGGCAAGGAGGACGACACCATCATCAGCGGCGTGCTGCTGTTCTGGAACAGCGGCTCGCAGGCGCTGGCGATCATCATTTTCGTGGCCAGTATCGTGGTGCCGGTGATGAAGCTGGTGGCGCTGGCGATACTGGCCGCGACTGCGCAGCGCCGCTCGCGCTGGCGCCCGGAGCAGCGCACGGTGTTGTACCGCATCGTTGAATTTGTCGGCCGCTGGTCGATGCTCGATATTTTTGTCATTACGCTGACGGTGGCGCTGGTGCGCTTCCAGTCGCTCGCGGTGATCACCGCCGGCCCTGGCGCGCTGGCGTTTTGCGCCGTGGTGGTCCTGACGATGATGGCGTCGATGCAGTTCGATCCGCGCCTGATCTGGGACCCCGTCGATACACATGGAGAAAAGCATGCCTGA